The Brachyhypopomus gauderio isolate BG-103 chromosome 17, BGAUD_0.2, whole genome shotgun sequence genome includes a window with the following:
- the LOC143480250 gene encoding frizzled-3-like, whose amino-acid sequence MGTTDLSVPARGACETGSVVPWLLLASSLFVCNSAILVDSVESHSTFTCEPIGLRMCQDLPYNTTFMPNLLEHYDQQTAALAMEPFHPMVKLQCSPALRPFLCALYAPVCAEYGRVALPCRALCTHSRRECQKLMDMFGVSWPEEMDCNRFPDCDEPYPRAEDLLTSTNTTDLTSKTVEREYGFWCPRELKVDPELGYSFLGVRDCSPPCPNMYFRREELTFARYFIGVVSIVCLSATLFTFLTFLIDVTRFRYPERPIIFYAVCYMMVSLVFFLGFLLEDGVACNADSPAQFKASTVTQGSHNKACTLLFMTLYFFTMAGSVWWVVLTVTWFLAAVPKWGSEAIEKKALLFHACAWGVPGVLTVALLAMNKIEGDNISGVCFVGLYDVHALRWFLLAPLCVDVLLGVALLLAGIVALNRVRMEIPLEKENQDKLVKFMIRIGVFSVLYLVPLLTVVGCYLYEQANRSVWETTWVQERCREYHIPCPYQVQQTSRPDLVLFLMKYLMVLVVGIPSVFWVGSKKTCFEWASFFHGRRRKDVVNESRQVLQEPDFAQSLLRDPNTPIVRKSRGTSTQGTSTHASSTHLAMLDDVRSVHSKMSSYHGSLHRSRDGRYTPTSPRGMEVRPPYGSMPRLTEQLSNHGSLHKLDSQSQHGSVRDLANPPPTNITHGSSMNRVVEEDGASA is encoded by the exons ATGGGTACGACGGATTTATCAGTGCCTGCACGTGGTGCCTGTGAGACTGGGTCAGTGGTGCCGTGGCTGCTCCTGGCATCCTCTCTGTTTGTGTGCAACTCGGCCATTCTCGTGGACTCGGTGGAGAGTCACAGCACCTTCACCTGTGAGCCCATTGGTCTGCGCATGTGCCAGGATCTTCCCTACAACACCACCTTCATGCCCAACCTGCTGGAGCACTACGACCAGCAGACCGCTGCTCTGGCCATGGAG CCCTTCCACCCCATGGTgaagctgcagtgttctccggcCCTGCGCCCTTTCCTGTGTGCCCTCTACGCCCCGGTGTGTGCCGAGTACGGCCGCGTAGCCCTGCCCTGCCGCGCCCTCTGCACCCACTCCAGGAGGGAATGCCAGAAGCTCATGGACATGTTCGGTGTGTCCTGGCCAGAGGAGATGGACTGCAACAG ATTTCCGGACTGTGATGAGCCATACCCTCGTGCTGAGGACCTCCTGACCAGTACGAACACCACAGACCTAACAAGCAAGACTGTGGAGCGTGAATATGGCTTCTGGTGCCCCCGTGAGCTGAAGGTGGACCCCGAGCTGGGCTACTCATTCCTGGGCGTGCGCGACTGCTCGCCCCCCTGCCCCAACATGTACTTCCGCCGGGAGGAGCTCACCTTCGCTCGCTACTTCATCGGGGTCGTCTCCATCGTCTGCCTGTCCGCCACCCTTTTCACCTTCCTCACCTTCCTCATCGACGTGACGCGGTTCCGCTACCCCGAGCGGCCCATCATCTTCTACGCCGTGTGCTACATGATGGTGTCGCTGGTGTTCTTCCTGGGCTTCCTATTGGAGGACGGCGTGGCGTGTAACGCGGACAGCCCCGCCCAGTTCAAAGCCTCCACCGTCACGCAGGGCTCGCACAACAAGGCCTGCACGCTGCTCTTCATGACACTCTACTTCTTCACCATGGCCGGCAGcgtgtggtgggtggtgctcaCCGTCACCTGGTTCCTGGCCGCCGTGCCCAAGTGGGGCAGCGAGGCCATCGAGAAGAAGGCGCTACTCTTCCACGCCTGCGCCTGGGGCGTGCCGGGCGTGCTCACCGTCGCCCTGCTGGCCATGAACAAGATCGAGGGCGACAACATCAGCGGCGTGTGCTTCGTCGGGCTGTACGACGTGCACGCGCTGCGCTGGTTCCTGCTGGCGCCCCTCTGCGTGGACGTGCTGCTCGGGGTGGCCCTGCTGCTGGCCGGCATCGTGGCCCTGAACCGCGTCCGCATGGAGATCCCGCTGGAGAAGGAGAACCAGGACAAGCTGGTGAAGTTCATGATCCGCATCGGCGTGTTCTCTGTCCTCTACCTGGTGCCCCTGCTGACGGTGGTGGGCTGTTACCTGTATGAGCAGGCCAACCGCTCGGtgtgggagaccacctgggtgCAGGAGCGCTGCAGGGAGTATCACATCCCCTGCCCTTACCAG GTGCAGCAGACCAGCAGGCCCGACCTGGTTCTCTTCCTGATGAAGTACCTGATGGTGCTGGTGGTCGGGATCCCCTCTGTGTTCTGGGTGGGCAGCAAGAAGACCTGTTTCGAGTGGGCCAGTTTTTTTCATGGTCGCAGACGCAAAGA TGTGGTAAACGAGAGCCGGCAGGTGCTGCAGGAGCCCGACTTCGCCCAGTCTCTGCTGCGTGACCCCAACACGCCCATCGTCCGTAAATCACGCGGCACCTCCACCCAGGGCACCTCCACCCacgcctcctccacccacctggCCATGCTGGACGACGTGCGCAGCGTCCACAGCAAGATGAGCAGTTACCACGGCAGCCTGCATCGTTCTCGTGACGGCAG GTACACTCCGACCAGCCCCAGAGGCATGGAGGTGCGGCCTCCGTACGGGAGCATGCCACGCCTTACCGAGCAGTTATCCAATCACGGCAGCCTCCACAAGCTCGACAGCCAGTCACAGCACGGCAGTGTCCGGGACTTAGCCAATCCTCCGCCTACAAACATAACGCACGGCTCCAGCATGAAccgtgtggtggaggaggacgGAGCGAGCGCGTGA